One segment of Acidianus sp. HS-5 DNA contains the following:
- the glgX gene encoding glycogen debranching protein GlgX: MAFVQIPTRPGYPYPIGVTLTRDGVNFVLFSENATSIQLLLFSHPDDKEPKEVIEVKERTGDLWHVLVPGIMPGQLYAYKVDGPYRPEQGLRFNKNKTVIDPYAKAVAGFIKWDDSLFGYKIGDPDQDMSFDERDSTPFIPKSVVVSDEFDWEEDKPLGLRTPWSQTVIYETHVKGFSIKREDIDERIRGKYLGLASKSAISYFKDLGITSVELMPVQQFVRDRFLIDKGLTNYWGYNPIAYFAPDCGYANDCLGKQVTEFKKMVKELHASGIEVIIDVVYNHTGEGNHLGPTLSFRGIDNTSYYMLNPQNPRYYMDFTGTGNTLNLRHPRVLQMVMDSLRYWVLEMHVDGFRFDLASALARELYSVNMLSTFFVAIQQDPVLSRVKLIAEPWDVGEGGYQVGNFPYQWAEWNGKYRDTIRRFWRGEPILYSELANRLMGSPDLYQGSGRTPFASINYVTSHDGFTLQDLVSYNQKHNEANGFHNKDGMDENYSWNCGFEGETQDPNVIACREKQKRNFMITLFISQGVPMLLGGDELSRTQKGNNNAFCQDNEISWYDWSLDERKKAFRDFVKSMIYFRKAHPIFRRKKFFQGRKLFGSPYKDLTWISPAGTEIDDKTWNSPTQWIAFVLSGDAMDEINERGERVADDAFLVILNGSPSSIKFKIPKLGEKWELVAWSCLREPKEEEKVVKAEQEIQIEGRTTVIYKRV; the protein is encoded by the coding sequence ATGGCTTTCGTGCAAATACCTACAAGACCAGGATATCCCTATCCAATAGGAGTGACCTTAACTAGGGACGGTGTGAATTTTGTATTATTCTCTGAAAACGCTACTTCGATACAACTATTACTTTTCTCTCACCCTGACGATAAAGAACCTAAAGAAGTAATTGAAGTGAAAGAAAGGACAGGAGACCTTTGGCACGTTTTAGTCCCAGGGATAATGCCCGGACAACTTTACGCATATAAGGTAGACGGACCGTATAGGCCTGAACAAGGATTAAGATTCAACAAAAACAAGACTGTAATAGACCCGTACGCAAAGGCAGTTGCAGGATTCATAAAATGGGATGACTCGCTCTTTGGTTACAAAATAGGTGACCCAGACCAAGATATGTCCTTTGATGAAAGAGATTCTACTCCATTTATTCCTAAATCGGTAGTTGTAAGCGACGAATTTGATTGGGAGGAAGATAAGCCTTTAGGTCTTAGAACACCTTGGTCTCAAACAGTAATTTACGAGACTCACGTTAAAGGTTTCTCTATAAAAAGAGAAGACATAGATGAAAGAATAAGGGGAAAATATCTCGGTTTAGCTTCAAAATCTGCAATATCCTACTTCAAGGATTTAGGAATAACATCAGTAGAATTAATGCCAGTACAGCAGTTTGTTAGGGACAGATTTCTCATAGACAAAGGATTAACAAATTACTGGGGTTACAATCCTATAGCTTACTTTGCTCCAGACTGCGGTTATGCTAACGACTGCTTAGGAAAACAAGTTACGGAATTTAAGAAAATGGTTAAGGAACTTCATGCATCAGGAATAGAGGTAATTATAGACGTAGTATATAACCACACTGGAGAAGGAAATCACTTAGGACCTACTTTGAGCTTCAGAGGAATAGACAACACCTCGTATTATATGTTAAATCCACAAAATCCCAGATACTACATGGACTTCACAGGAACAGGGAACACGTTAAACTTGAGGCATCCCAGAGTTCTCCAAATGGTAATGGATAGCTTACGTTATTGGGTTTTAGAAATGCACGTTGACGGCTTCAGATTCGACTTAGCTTCTGCCTTAGCTAGAGAACTCTACAGCGTAAATATGTTATCAACTTTCTTCGTAGCAATACAGCAAGATCCCGTACTTTCGAGAGTAAAACTAATTGCAGAACCTTGGGACGTAGGAGAAGGAGGGTACCAAGTAGGAAACTTTCCTTACCAATGGGCTGAATGGAACGGAAAATATAGGGATACTATAAGAAGGTTCTGGAGAGGAGAGCCGATACTTTACTCCGAGTTGGCAAATAGATTAATGGGTTCCCCAGACTTATATCAAGGTTCTGGAAGAACTCCATTTGCGAGTATAAACTACGTAACCTCCCACGACGGCTTTACTTTGCAGGACTTAGTTAGTTATAATCAAAAGCACAATGAAGCTAACGGTTTTCACAATAAGGACGGAATGGACGAAAACTACAGTTGGAACTGCGGATTTGAAGGAGAAACCCAAGATCCCAATGTAATAGCTTGCAGAGAAAAGCAGAAGAGGAACTTCATGATAACTTTATTCATAAGCCAAGGAGTGCCCATGTTGTTGGGAGGAGACGAACTAAGCAGAACGCAGAAAGGAAATAACAATGCCTTCTGTCAGGATAATGAAATATCTTGGTATGACTGGAGTTTAGACGAGAGGAAAAAAGCATTTAGAGATTTCGTAAAATCTATGATATACTTCAGAAAAGCTCACCCAATATTCAGGAGGAAAAAATTCTTCCAAGGTAGAAAGCTCTTTGGCTCACCTTACAAGGATTTAACTTGGATTTCACCTGCAGGAACTGAAATAGACGATAAAACCTGGAATTCGCCTACACAATGGATAGCTTTTGTATTATCTGGAGATGCAATGGATGAAATAAATGAAAGAGGAGAGAGAGTTGCAGACGACGCTTTCCTTGTGATACTTAACGGAAGCCCAAGCAGTATAAAATTCAAGATTCCTAAATTGGGAGAAAAGTGGGAATTAGTAGCTTGGAGTTGCTTAAGAGAACCAAAAGAAGAAGAAAAGGTAGTTAAGGCAGAACAAGAAATTCAAATTGAAGGAAGAACTACAGTAATTTACAAGAGAGTGTGA